Within the Hippoglossus stenolepis isolate QCI-W04-F060 chromosome 2, HSTE1.2, whole genome shotgun sequence genome, the region ctccatttcagttttaatccccgcccatactaacacgcctgaaaaagcatttcacatgaccactcacatgCACGTGCCAGTGTTCACAGGAGTTGATAGTTGCAGAAATGTTGCAGTTTGCTGGAATAACAGCTAATCTCTAACGCATGtacagttgtatcattgtaaaatgcagaatttaactggTTAATAGCTGTAAGAAAAGACAATAGGTTCAGCAATGCTAGAAAATTGTCGATTTGTTGTGTTGGAACACTGGAAGCTGAGGCTAATGCCAGTTGTTTTATTACGGAATTTGTCATGTGACAGGAACCTGACGAATCTGTGAAGGCTACGTCTTGACTGAAAGGACCCAATGAGAAagaggttgtgagtgtctacgtcatctTTTCCAGGCATCtctgttttagttttcaaactaaaacagcgacatcaatgtttaaaaaacctCTCTGTTTAAGCGACCATAAAACTACACAGCAGTGTGGATGGCAAGTGTTTCCATAGCAAACTTTATACGTTTTCAATTGAAAgagtaatgtggatgtagcccaAGTATGTGCCAATGCACTGTGATCCGTGTGTTGCTGTCAGAGAATCATATTTACCGGTAGTTGCCTTTTTTGCTAAGCTGCTCCTTGAAGTGTCCCAGGGTGAGGCAGTGGGTCTTCATCATGCTACGATAAGGAATCTCCTCACCACAGAAGAAGTAGGTGACCACTAGTTCCTTAGACCTGAAGacacaaaatgataaaaatgttttttaaacagctgCATTTGtaggtgaagaagaaaaagaatctATGCTGTGCCGTTAATTAAAGGTGCCAACAGACACATGGCCCACTGAGGGTCatccaattaaaaataaagaggcCTCACAGTCAGGTGGCTGTATCTTCACATCAAACAACTTCCTCTTTTAACAACATATGTATGAAAGGGGCCGATAACTTTGAGTTACCAGGGGCTACTCAACACATCTTTGTTGAGTtccagtggtgtgtgtgcgcgcttgtGTAAGTTGGGAGATGGGTGGGTAGTTAGAATTCCCCATTAAAGCTTGTTTAATcttaaatgattaaaaagcAAGAGAAGAGGAGTTCAAAGACATAGCTATGCTGACTCACAACATCTCTCTTTGAAGGGAAGAGCAAGAAAGTCTGTCAGGAAGAGAGTGAAAGCACGAAGcttggagagagggagaatgtgtCTGAGGAGTGAAATCTGGAAAACTAGTAAGAAATAATGAGttttagaaacaaaaacaggattGTGTTGTAGATTCAAAATGGAAGAGGTAAAAGAAGACAAACGTACTCGTCTGCTTGGAGTCCAGTGATGGCTAGAGGGCTATCTCCAGAGGGGAAGGAAGCTACTGGATGGTTCCTTTCTCGCTGAAGGCTGCTGGTTGCTGTTGAATGCCTGTCAAAGTTAGAGATCGATGGCTAATCAGTACTTGCATCAATTTGAAGTAACCAATGGGCATCATTTACAATCTGGTTGAAGATGGGAAATATGGATGATTGACAATTTTGGTTAATGTGCAAGAATGTATGGGTTTGACAACCTCTGTTTTGGCGGCTTGGAGACCTCTTCTAGTCGGCGGCAGGCCTCCTCTAGCTGTGCCAGGGTGTTGGGTGGGGGCAGAGGTGGCATGGCTGGGTCCTGGATAAATGGGTGGCCAGGATGATGGCTGCGGAGGTGAGTCCCACTGCCAATGCCGCCTCCTCCCCAAGAGTAGGGAGTCCGACCAGGCAGAGGCTTGGAGTCAAGTGGGCTGGACTTCTTCAGGCCTTGAGTGCTGAtagaaacaaaatatatattatatattataatacaaattaatatATAACATAAGCTGTGACCTTAAGACTCGTGGCTCTTTAGTATAAATTATGTTCTGATTCCAGGAAGATGCTTACCTGTGTGGCTTGTGCTTGCCCTGCCTTTCACTCTCTAAGATCCACTGCCAAACATTCTGAGAGCGATCAGTGGCATCTAGGGGAAGGAGCGGTGAGGACACGCCCTCATCTGTGGCCTTGACTGGCCGTCTGGACAAAGTGCTGCAGCGACTGAAAGGAGAAAGACAGGCACATTTAGACCAAAACCAGCTTTGCCACAGGGAAAACTGAAGAAATTAAGTGCTACAGGCTACTGTACAATGCAGGTTAACAACTGATGGAATCACGGCCAGGAGGTAACACTTACGCAGGGGTGAAGTCAGAATAGTTTGCACCCCCTGGAGGGCAGAGGCACTGCACACGCTGAGCCGCCTCCGCCTCTATCTGCTCCTTGGTCTTCGGCCCAGTGTGGTGATGGTGGATGTAGTGATGGTGGATGTGCTTTGTGGACGGCCTGCCTGTCATCAGAACTTTGGTGTCCCCGGGATAAGCATCAAAGAAGGGCCCTTGACCAGAAGACACCATGGCACCCGTCCGATCTGGGGAGCGTGAGCGCGGTGAGTGCCGCACTACACCTGGTGACTGGCAGCCAGGTGTCTTCAGGACACGAGATAGGTGCTCGTCTAGAATAGCCTGGGGGTCTTCTTCGCATTGAGTGCTAGATGGGAGCAGAGGGTGATGGAGGGAGGTGTTGCTGGCGAGGTCActgccctcctctctttcctcctcctggaCAGgcaaaaaataagaagaataaaacaaaaaagttgagACTGTTGTCGTAAAGCAAGCAGAGGAGTTTATTTCCCAACTTACACCAACTTATATCATACTCTGAAGTCAGTGAGAGCAAATGCTGGCATAACTTGATTTGAGTTTCCTTTTTGCTGCACTGTTATCTTCACTAACAGGCTTTGGGTGCACTTCATCTATAATGCAGAGTGTGCCTGTGCTTCACAAGAGACTGGCACTACACATACTCAGCAAACGTGCCACTGGAGAGTATCTAAGTGCTAACTATTTGAGGGAACTTCAAGTGTGTCTAGAAACATAAGTTTGAAAGTTCCTCCAGATGAAATAATAGTAGGACAGAAAGGAAAAGTTAAACCAAGACAGACTTTCAAATCCCATGGTCTTTTCCCTATTCTTCCACATGCTAAAGCTGGAAAAAAGGTTTTAGAAGTGCAATAGAGAACCAAGCTAATTTGGATACAAGTTAGAATTTCCCAGTGGCCGCCATGCTTCACATGGTTGCAAGTGCACTGTTTAGATCAGGTTTCTGTGCATCCGTACCTCCTGgatctgctgcagcctctcctccAATGAGCTCATGGTGTCCTGCTCTCGCTTCAGCTTGTCCAGCCTGGCTATAAGCTGGGCAGCAAAGGCTGAGGGCTCCACAGGGGTCATCTCCTTGGGTAGCCGGTATGTCCTCTGCAGGGTAAACAACACAGGGGAAGGACActttagtttgtgtgtgagtgtgattgctTAGTGTTTCTGACAGATGCAATATGGTGCATTAATCCGCTGCCCTTGCCCTAATCCTATCTTGTTCCAAAAACCCTGTTACCATTCCAAAAGGCCTAATCCAGATGCCCTTGCTCTCGAGCTAACCTGAACCTTCTCCACCGCCCATCACTTCCCAGATCTTCTCATGCCCAGTGCCCTTGGCAGTGCCAGGCTGCCGGGCGAGGGGAGAGAAGGGGGTAGTGATGGCGGGGTAGCAGTTGGTCTCGCTCGGAGGGGAGGCCCCCTGCCTGCACCCTCTGTAGCCCAACCAAGCCATCAGCAAGGCATCCTCTGAAGTCAGCACACTTCAAAGGGCCCTTGTCAAACATCAAACGCACACTAGGGGTGGGAGGGACACGCAGCTTTAAATCTCAGAATAAAAGCCAGATATCGACGGagaagagagtgaggagaggagcagaaaaaagGGAGAGGGGGACAAAATTAACAgcatgaaaaaaagaggaagaggattgAGATGTGCGTTTGTGAAGTGGCAATGGTGGcagggagagagcgagacagagaaggagggaaaagagggagggagaggataGAGGAGTCAAATACTAGGAAGATCTGAGGGGAAGTAGTAATTTATTTCCTGGCTGCATGCAGGGCAGCTCAGAGGTACTCTAGTCACATTATCCTCCTTCTTTTTTAACTATATGCgccagtttctctctctcctcttacttttttgttatttggcaCACTGGCTTTCTTGATTTTgactctttttttgttgttcctctcatctctttgtAGACACGAtgaagggaagaagaagaaaggcaAGCAGAGCTGCTGGCAAAGGAGCGCCAGCCCTGCACGGGGCCCCTGCTGCCTGGGGctggtgcatcatgggagacAGAGCCATCTCCAAATCAGGAGGGAGACATTAAAGGAGTGCAAGtgggaaaggaaaagagagagagattgagagagaaaaaggaagaggagaagaagagagaaaaaagagggaacAGACAGCTCTTTCAAATGTgcgcacaaacatgcacacaactcttacacatacacataccTGTGTTTGgatatgaagacaaaagaaTTTCATATCTCTTCTCTTGCCTCCACCCCCCTCAAGACCCACCTCCTAATGTGTGACAGTCTGTTGTAACCTAGTTCCTTCAACCTCCCCACTACAACTTCAGCAGGTCAACAAAGTGTTGACTTCATAGCACATACACTGTCTATACCAAATACTAATGGGACCTGATATCAGGGTGCGAGTAGAGGAAAGTGGAACTGAATTGTGATATGCCTCCTATTCATTTGCTGGGATGTAGACAGTAgtttttgtaatatttcaaaGATTAATCTTAAAGTAGAATTTATCATAATGTCCATTACCTACACCATTACCACCACTATCATTGATGCATAAAACAATTGAAGTTATCATGCTTTGAAACACACTATAGCTACTGAGGCGGAATCCAGAGACGACTACACAAGTTTATATTTATGGCCCTACAGAAGCTACAGGGATGGGGGAAAAGGAGGGGCTTGAAACAGCTGAAGGAGTGAAGTGGTATGCAAATCTTGCCTTTCATTTACCCTGACTTTTATATGAAAACGAGCAGGGGAATGAAATATAGTATTCTGTCACAACACAagctctgaaaaaaaagaaaaaattaaaaataaagcacaACTCCTAGAGGAATCAGGACCCagttgtctgtcagtgtgtaaaAGTTTGAGTTTAGCTGAttacaaaaaaggaaacactgagACAGAAAGTAGAAGTTGAAGAAGTAGGACTTACAGGAAAGTGGGGTAGTGTAACCTGGCCGTTGATCTTGACACTACGATGCATCTCTCTCTGGAACTGCTTCTTGGTGCCCAGCTTGTACGGAGGGATTCCATCTCTGTAAATACCAAAGATGTCACAGGTTTATATTTGGTGTAAACAAGAGGGAAATGGACAGTAAAAATACTTGTTGTCCTTATTTGTTATTAACTGTTATATTCAACTATCTAGAGGCTGTTATTTTTGCTGATGTAGGTCACTGCTGCTCATCACACAGGTCACAATGCTTCCACACCAACAGTTGGTGCATTAGCACCATTAGCCAATCTTTGTGGAAAAGAGCCCTTAGGAGGCAGTTTTATCATTGAAGTGATCGACAAAGCGCCACCCAGTAACCACCCACTAGGCACATTAGAGCTAAATCAAAAGGCCATGGAGCCCTTGAAGCCAAGggaacaaacaacacacataacaaaacacacgAGGACAATGGGAGAGATATGCTAAACATCCCCGTGGGCTTCAAAAGAAGAGACTCACTGATAAGATTACATCAAGCCTTGTCAACTCTGACAGTGGTTGCTTAAAACCAGAAGAATTAACACATAACCTCAGTAGCTGGTCTGGGTCAGAAACTACAACAGGTTAAAGCAGCCTGGCAAATGTTGCATTAGCACTGCTGGCTTTGTAGCTCTGAtatattaatatgaaaataGAGATGTAGCTAGAAACACTGGTAGTCTCTGGACAATTAAACGTTTATTCAGAGAATCTTATTCTCCATTTTTCATCCTATGTCTGCCAGCTTTTCCAGTCAGTTGCCACTTAGGCTAGGCCAATTATCTTGGCCGTTTTGGCTGCTCAGAAGTGTCTGACCTAGCCCAAACGCTACTTTTTCTGCTGCCTCTTTGAAATCTCAACACTCATGCACATATGCACCCGCTGCCATCTTCGTTTGGCAAGCGCTCTGCTGTGAGCCTCTGATCTCAGCTACATCAAAAGGCTGGTTTGTAAGATAAGGTAATGTTTGAAGTTGGTGCAGCAGCATTCCCCAGCGTCCAAGTAAATCCATAAATAAGATATaagcaaaaagagaaagaaaaaaaatcaccccCACCCTTTCTTTCACCCCCCTTCCcaaatcctcctcttcttgttcTTTATCTGAGAAATGAGATTCAAATTTGCAGTGTGCCTGTTAGCCACCATAAAAGGACACACTAATCAAATTGTTCCGTCaaatgagagaggaagaagctgtgttttttattaacatCAGTTCTGGGTAGAGAGAGACGAAAACTGGGGACAAGGACAGCAGAGATCTGTGTCAAAGACCTTGGTGATAACTATTAAAAGAATATGACTTTGACACATAATGCTGTTCAACAATGAACCcatttttctcctttattcATCTGAACAAGTTCTGCAAGTCACATTTCAGTGACATTGTAAAGAGGAATCGGGTAGTGGAGCCACGCTGCCGATATCGCCCAACTCAAGTTGCAGTAAGCTTCTTGTAAGTGGGGCCTACTACCAAAATCAATGTTTCACAAACTGTACCCATGAGAGTACAAGCCATTATCCCTCAAGGTGcaggaagaaacagaggaaactcTTCAAAAGTAAAACTCAACAGCCCTGAGGAGCTCGAACAGTAACGAGAACCCCAAACTTAGTAGCAAAACAGCGTTAACAAACAAAGCTCGCCGAATTCCCACTCACTGACTATGTTTTATCTGTCTAAACTGTTCCCACCCTGGCTAACCATGTCATGGCTGGATGTTTTGTCCAGGTTGGGAAAGAGAAAATATCTGTGGACGCTTTCATGGGTCCTTACTTTATGGGGATCTCCTATTCAGTTGTGCAAGTCATTTTCAAAGCAGCCAGCTACCCTCTTATCCCCCTAAGCTCCCCTCACCTAACAATAGGCTGAAAGTGATTCAGTTAAGCCCTTTATACTCCATGCACTTTATTTTCTCACTCCCTTGCACTTGGAGCCTCACCATTCCTGCTATTGGCtctggaggctggaggagaggagctgtggAGGACTGGGTGGATGGAGGAGATTTTTTTGGGGTGCACTAGACTGACCATGGGAGTCCCGTATGCCTTGTCCCAAGGTCTAGAAATGAGTAACCCATGTGAAAGCCGTGCAGACACATGATCTCAGCACGCCGCAGAGGCCAGTGGCAGGAAACCGACCCACCATGTGAGTAAGCCTCCTTTCATTTGGTGCCAACATTTTTCAATGAGTTTGTCTTGAGGCCCAAATGGCCattttcctccccctcttctctaGCTCTTCAAAGGGAAAAAGCGATTagataatatgaaaaaaacaagtctgtTGTGGCAGAAGGGTGGGATGGATACATTTCAACTTTGAGGGAAATGAGGCAACGCCCCCACCCACATCAAGACGTTCTcattttttctccctcctctccagcctGTAACGCATCAGAATATACTTCAAAAGGTCTTCAGACATAATGACTTTCCCAGAGTTATCTCCCTTGAGGCCACAGCAACAACTACACTTTAATAGAATTACCTGGAGTCAATCATTGAGGataattataaaacattacagTCTATTATTTTGCAACAGAGGAGTCCCCTGGCCCCAAGAAAAGCAGAGCCTCTTAAACTACGAGgccaaatatttgtattcacacCCATAGACTTTGACTGAACTCAAGGCATGTTTAAATACTATGGAAATGATTGAAATGAAACTAACCAACCAACTTTTTGTGCtttcaataaaaagaaagaaaaaacacttacaCACTACTGTCTGTCATGGACATAGAATCATCCGTCGTAGCATCACTGGAGATCTCGCTGTCATTGGCACTGGTGGCAGGGGCAAAAATGTAGCCGGAGTTGACAAAGTAGGGGCTGGCAGGGTCTCCTCGACGATGGGACCTGTGGAAGAAACAGGAAGTCATGCTTTACTGTGATGCCACTGAGTAGGTATTAATGTGAAGACAATGGTGAGGTGTGACACAGTTgaatgaagtttttttttacatggttccttctgtttttcacatcagattttaaaagcaaatgtggAAGCAAGGAGTTTGATCTGTTGACATTCTCTGCAGATTTCTGTAATTAAGAGTCACTTTAATGGGGGGAAATAAACAACAgcatttcccttttttctctctgtctttctttctcttttcctccatctcacACGTCACTCTTCACACTCTGCCACTTCTATCTCTGCTTCTCTCTATCATCCAGTCTATGGCCCCCTCCTTTACCCACTCTCCCCTGCTTTCCCTTttaaagtctctctctctctccctgtctttcttctctctcctgctgtgttgcaTTCCTGTTCCAGTAGTGAAGGGGGTGGACAAGGatgagggagggaagaagagggagggggaaCTTGAGCTttacagagggagggagggagagatggaaagGGGGAAGGGGGGCCCCTTTCTTTATGAGAATGCCTTCTGCCGGGAGTGCTGAGAGGAGAACCCCAGCATGACTAAAGCCGTAGGCCCCAAGCACAAACCTGACCTTTAGAAGGTCCATGCAAAGAGTCAGGTATTTAGCACAGCTGGGCTCTCTGCACCCCTtgctccctttctccatctcttttctttctttcatgacACCCCCCTCCTTTCCTGTattcccctcttcccctcctcttgtctctccctgtctcccacCAAAGCATGCTTAGTCTCTGTcagacagattttctttttcaaaaaggAGAGATAAAAGTGTTGGatagaagagaaagaggaaggaaaacacacacacacacacacacacacacacacacacacacacacacacactatggcAGAGTCGTTTTGGTGGTTGAAGCTGCGGAACTGAGCTGaggatgttttgttgttgtgtttttctatcaCTTTGGATTTGAGTATTGGAGGTTTTtcaaaaagagggaaaaaggaATCTGTGCAGAGGTAAAATTAGTTCCACATGTTTGAGATGGAAATTGCTTGACCTAAAGAGATGGTGAGGGGCAGggggaaagggggagagagtggGTGACGGAAGGGAGAAAGAAGGGGCTCTCTCCCACCCGCTCTTCTtttagagaaagacaaaaatgttgGGGATCACACCAGGAAGCCAGGAGATGCCCACATGTCAACAAACCCTGCGCTTATTGGCTCCTAACTCAACATGATCACTTTGAAGCAAATGACCAACAGTGCTATCACATTATGTGACATCTGCTCACACAAGGATAAAATTCTCAAGGGAGTGTTTCAGTTGAGTTACTATACGCAATCTATCAGTTTTTAAACTGTCATTATAAGTCATGCTGCAGACAACTTTTGATACCTAATCTAACTATATGTTTAGTTCACTTGATAGGCTAAGAATAGATTATCTATAAATTGTACTTTCCCTAACAAATCTAATACAAGACATTGTCAAAACTCAAAGTAATAATTGAGTCCAGATGTGAGGATAAAGTGTGAGGATAAAGTAGTTACATGAAAAAGTTTGAAGTACTCTTTGTTGCAGGCTTACGCATAACATACAGTCTTAAATTTACTTCCTGGTATCAGAAGATGTTAGCTGTTGGACAATTTCTGAAATGATCTCTTACTGTAAAAGCCCAAACAATTTCCATTAACAATTTTATTTCTAACCAAAAGAACAATGTCTCTGTTTGATATAAGGCTCCACAAGTTCGTTTAACTATGCATTAGCATTTATCTGCTTAAGGAGATTTTGTGACGGTATGTAATAACTAAAATGGCAGAGTGAGTAGAATGAACGAAAAATACGGCATAACTTTAGAATAGC harbors:
- the LOC118125190 gene encoding axin-2, which codes for MSRALTEHISSSFREDAPRPPVPGEEGEASCYNPSRSAKMRAQSKVKDTPAASAPPGSTPRRNEDGLGEPEGSASPDSPLVRWTKSLHFLLGDQDGAHLFRTFLERENCVDTLDFWFACNGFRQMDLKDTKTLRVAKVIFKRYIENNSIVAKQLKPATKTFIRDSIKKQQIDSAMFDQAQTEIQSNMEENAYQMFLTSDIYLEYVRTGCENAAYMNHGGLGSLKLMCGYLPPLMEEEEWSCNDLKAKTLGSVVGLSTKTLRATATVRTAAEVLENSCRSHRRGDPASPYFVNSGYIFAPATSANDSEISSDATTDDSMSMTDSSVDGIPPYKLGTKKQFQREMHRSVKINGQVTLPHFPRTYRLPKEMTPVEPSAFAAQLIARLDKLKREQDTMSSLEERLQQIQEEEEREEGSDLASNTSLHHPLLPSSTQCEEDPQAILDEHLSRVLKTPGCQSPGVVRHSPRSRSPDRTGAMVSSGQGPFFDAYPGDTKVLMTGRPSTKHIHHHYIHHHHTGPKTKEQIEAEAAQRVQCLCPPGGANYSDFTPARCSTLSRRPVKATDEGVSSPLLPLDATDRSQNVWQWILESERQGKHKPHSTQGLKKSSPLDSKPLPGRTPYSWGGGGIGSGTHLRSHHPGHPFIQDPAMPPLPPPNTLAQLEEACRRLEEVSKPPKQRHSTATSSLQRERNHPVASFPSGDSPLAITGLQADESKELVVTYFFCGEEIPYRSMMKTHCLTLGHFKEQLSKKGNYRYYFKKESDEFECGAVFEEVWEDATVLPMYEGKVLGKVERMD